Proteins encoded by one window of Streptomyces sp. NBC_01477:
- a CDS encoding MFS transporter, with amino-acid sequence MADNATFAVPEAIHRRRWAILTVLLFSLLVVVLDNSILNVAMKTIAQPKPTGLGATQSQLEWAINSYTLVFAGILFTAGLLGDRLGRKKVLLAGMLIFGVGSALSAVSSSAGELIAWRGLMGIGGAFIMPATLAIIMNVFQREEQPKAIGIWAGVVGLGIAVGPITGGLLLQHFWWGSVFLVNVPIVVAGLIAMFILVPDSKDPKPGRLDPVGVGLSVAGLVLLVYGIIKGGQAGDFTEPEVWATSVAGLLILAGFVWYEKRSDHPALDVTYFKNRQFSASVAAIGLIFFALMGVTFFMVFYIQSVRGYSALQSGLLLLPLAAAQMVFAPRARLLVDKFGARAVCTGGMAMTGLAFLGFLLLDTDTPIWVMEVLFFLMGAAMAHVMPPATVMIMSALPREKAGSGSAVNNVFRQVGGAIGVAVLGSVMSTVYRDSIRGHLDSLPAPARHSAGESIEATLGVAAKLGPKGQVLVEPAHHAFIHAMHVTAAASGGAALFGALIVLFYLPAKAAPAAAAPGGEAELTMAGAEQ; translated from the coding sequence ATGGCCGACAATGCGACTTTTGCCGTCCCGGAGGCGATACACCGCCGACGCTGGGCGATCCTCACCGTGCTGCTGTTCAGTCTGCTCGTCGTGGTGCTGGACAACTCGATCCTCAACGTGGCGATGAAGACGATCGCGCAGCCCAAGCCGACCGGGCTCGGGGCGACGCAGAGTCAGCTGGAATGGGCGATCAACTCCTACACCCTGGTCTTCGCCGGGATACTGTTCACCGCCGGCCTGCTCGGCGACCGGCTCGGGCGCAAGAAGGTGCTGCTGGCCGGCATGCTGATCTTCGGCGTCGGCTCCGCGCTGTCCGCGGTGTCCAGCTCGGCGGGCGAACTGATCGCCTGGCGCGGGCTGATGGGCATCGGCGGCGCGTTCATCATGCCCGCGACGCTGGCCATCATCATGAACGTCTTCCAGCGCGAGGAGCAGCCGAAGGCGATCGGCATCTGGGCCGGCGTCGTCGGCCTCGGCATCGCCGTCGGGCCGATCACCGGCGGACTGCTGCTCCAGCACTTCTGGTGGGGCTCGGTCTTCCTGGTCAACGTGCCGATCGTGGTCGCCGGCCTGATCGCGATGTTCATCCTCGTCCCCGACTCCAAGGACCCCAAGCCCGGCCGGCTCGACCCGGTCGGCGTCGGGCTGTCCGTGGCGGGCCTGGTCCTGCTCGTCTACGGCATCATCAAGGGCGGCCAGGCGGGCGACTTCACCGAGCCCGAGGTGTGGGCGACCTCGGTCGCCGGCCTGCTGATCCTGGCCGGCTTCGTCTGGTACGAGAAGCGCAGCGACCACCCGGCGCTGGACGTGACGTACTTCAAGAACCGGCAGTTCTCCGCGTCGGTCGCCGCCATCGGCCTGATCTTCTTCGCCCTGATGGGCGTGACCTTCTTCATGGTCTTCTACATCCAGTCCGTCCGCGGCTACAGCGCCCTGCAGTCCGGCCTGCTGCTGCTCCCGCTGGCCGCCGCGCAGATGGTCTTCGCGCCCAGGGCGCGGCTGCTGGTCGACAAGTTCGGCGCCAGGGCGGTCTGCACGGGCGGCATGGCGATGACCGGGCTGGCCTTTCTCGGCTTCCTGCTGCTGGACACGGACACCCCGATCTGGGTCATGGAGGTGCTGTTCTTCCTGATGGGCGCGGCCATGGCGCACGTCATGCCGCCCGCCACCGTGATGATCATGTCGGCGCTGCCGCGCGAGAAGGCCGGTTCCGGATCGGCCGTCAACAACGTCTTCCGGCAGGTCGGCGGCGCGATCGGGGTCGCCGTGCTGGGCTCGGTGATGTCCACGGTCTACCGCGACAGCATCCGCGGCCACCTCGACAGCCTGCCCGCGCCCGCCCGGCACTCGGCGGGGGAGTCCATCGAGGCCACGCTCGGCGTCGCCGCGAAGCTCGGCCCCAAGGGGCAGGTGCTGGTCGAGCCGGCCCACCACGCCTTCATCCACGCCATGCACGTCACGGCGGCGGCCTCGGGCGGCGCCGCCCTGTTCGGCGCGCTCATCGTCCTGTTCTACCTGCCCGCCAAGGCCGCGCCCGCGGCCGCCGCGCCCGGCGGTGAGGCGGAGCTGACGATGGCCGGTGCCGAGCAATGA
- a CDS encoding TetR/AcrR family transcriptional regulator, whose product MRAPDTTAVPRGRPRDAAVGHKVVETVLGLIADGTTFGDLTMEGIAREAGVGKATVYRRWASKDALLLDVLAAIDTPVLPALPGTSFRDDLVVAVESIRKRGLAKRESAMLRNMLTQIQNNPALWQRYHDTVIATRRAALGRLLEEGIAVGAVRPELGADIELLIDFVTGPLLTRTAFHQGASLGEGLSERVVDLILRGIAPPP is encoded by the coding sequence ATGAGGGCTCCGGATACGACGGCCGTGCCGCGCGGGCGACCGCGCGACGCGGCCGTCGGGCACAAGGTCGTCGAGACGGTCCTGGGGCTCATCGCCGACGGCACGACCTTCGGCGATCTGACGATGGAGGGCATCGCCCGCGAGGCCGGCGTCGGCAAGGCCACCGTCTACCGGCGGTGGGCGAGCAAGGACGCGCTGCTGCTCGACGTGCTGGCCGCGATAGACACCCCCGTGCTGCCGGCGCTGCCCGGCACGTCCTTCCGCGACGACCTGGTCGTCGCGGTGGAGTCGATACGCAAGCGGGGCCTGGCCAAGCGCGAATCCGCGATGCTGCGCAACATGCTGACCCAGATCCAGAACAACCCCGCGCTGTGGCAGCGCTACCACGACACGGTCATCGCCACCCGGCGCGCCGCCCTCGGGCGGCTGCTGGAGGAGGGCATCGCCGTCGGGGCGGTACGGCCGGAACTGGGCGCCGACATCGAGCTGCTGATCGACTTCGTCACCGGCCCGCTGCTCACCAGGACCGCCTTCCACCAGGGCGCGTCCCTGGGCGAAGGGCTGTCCGAGCGGGTGGTCGACCTGATCCTGCGCGGCATCGCCCCGCCGCCCTGA
- a CDS encoding endonuclease/exonuclease/phosphatase family protein translates to MWRRGIVLAALCVLLTGVLFFHSDIPNRIGNLGSLLETFLPWLGVALPVLFVLAVLRRSTTALIALLLPTLVWLNLFGGLLTDKSSSGGDLTVATHNVNAENPDPDGTAKDLIAAGADVLALEELAESEAPRYAHDLAAAYPYHSVQGTVGLWSKYPLSGVRPVDIKMGWTRAMRAAVSTPDGKVAVYVAHLPSVRVKFDAGFTAGQRDSAANALGEAIAAESLHSVVLLGDLNGTMNDRALASVTSQMRSTQGAAGNGMGFSWPAGEPMARIDQIMVKGAEPRSSWTLPRTGSDHLPVAARLQLPED, encoded by the coding sequence ATGTGGCGGCGCGGGATCGTGCTCGCCGCCCTGTGCGTCCTGCTCACCGGAGTGCTGTTCTTCCACTCCGACATCCCCAACCGGATCGGCAATCTGGGCAGCCTGCTGGAGACGTTCCTGCCCTGGCTGGGCGTCGCGCTGCCGGTGCTGTTCGTGCTCGCGGTGCTGCGCCGCTCGACAACCGCCCTGATCGCCCTGCTGCTGCCGACCCTGGTGTGGCTCAACCTGTTCGGCGGGCTGCTCACCGACAAGTCCTCGTCCGGCGGCGACCTGACCGTGGCGACGCACAACGTCAACGCCGAGAACCCGGACCCCGACGGCACCGCCAAGGACCTGATCGCGGCCGGGGCCGACGTCCTCGCGCTGGAGGAGCTGGCCGAGAGCGAGGCGCCCCGGTACGCGCACGATCTCGCGGCGGCGTATCCGTACCACTCGGTGCAGGGCACGGTCGGGCTGTGGAGCAAGTACCCGCTGAGCGGGGTGCGGCCGGTGGACATCAAGATGGGCTGGACCCGGGCGATGCGGGCCGCGGTCAGCACGCCCGACGGGAAGGTCGCGGTCTACGTCGCCCATCTGCCGTCCGTGCGGGTGAAGTTCGACGCCGGCTTCACCGCCGGGCAGCGCGACAGCGCCGCCAACGCGCTCGGCGAGGCCATCGCGGCGGAGTCGCTGCACAGCGTCGTCCTGCTCGGCGACCTCAACGGCACCATGAACGACCGGGCGTTGGCCTCGGTCACCTCGCAGATGCGCTCCACGCAGGGCGCCGCGGGCAACGGCATGGGATTCAGCTGGCCGGCCGGCGAGCCGATGGCGCGGATCGACCAGATCATGGTCAAGGGCGCGGAGCCCAGGTCCTCCTGGACCCTGCCGAGGACGGGCAGCGACCACCTCCCGGTCGCCGCCCGCCTCCAACTGCCCGAGGACTAA
- a CDS encoding NAD+ synthase, with amino-acid sequence MPQLRLALNQIDARVGDIAGNAESVLRWSRHAAGQGAHLVAFPEMMLTGYPVEDLALRSSFVEASRTALVELAERLAAEGLGELPVVVGYLGRSENARPRFGQPAGAPQNCAAVLHGGKVALRFAKHHLPNYGVFDEFRYFVPGDTMPVIRVRGVDVALAICEDLWQDGGRVPAARSAGAGLLLSVNASPYERDKDDSRLELVRKRAQEAGCTLVYLAMVGGQDELVFDGDTIAVSQSGDVIARAPQFTEDCVILDLDLPAASPQPPSGRVDDGLEIRHVTLSEEPVAGYAPQFAGEVAERLEDAAEVYGALVTGLRAYVEKNGFRSVLIGVSGGIDSALVAAIACDAVGAANVYGVSMPSAYSSDHSRGDAAELARRTGLNFRTVPIAPMFDAYMASLSLTGLAEENLQSRLRGVTLMAISNQEGHIVLAPGNKSELAVGYSTLYGDSVGAYGPIKDVYKTTVFRLARWRNAAAAAQGETPPIPENSISKPPSAELRPGQVDTDSLPDYDVLDRILELYVDRDQGREAIIAAGFDEELVTRILKLTDTAEYKRRQYPPGTKISAKGFGKDRRLPITNRWREGDRP; translated from the coding sequence GTGCCTCAACTACGACTCGCCCTGAATCAGATCGACGCCCGCGTCGGCGACATCGCCGGGAACGCCGAGTCGGTCCTGCGCTGGTCCCGGCATGCCGCCGGGCAGGGAGCCCACCTCGTGGCGTTCCCCGAGATGATGCTCACCGGCTACCCGGTGGAGGACCTGGCCCTGCGGTCGTCCTTCGTCGAGGCGAGCCGCACCGCGCTGGTCGAGCTGGCCGAGCGGCTGGCCGCCGAGGGCCTCGGCGAGCTGCCGGTCGTGGTCGGCTACCTGGGCCGCAGCGAGAACGCGCGGCCCCGCTTCGGCCAGCCGGCCGGCGCCCCGCAGAACTGCGCGGCGGTGCTGCACGGCGGCAAGGTCGCGCTGCGCTTCGCCAAGCACCACCTGCCCAACTACGGCGTCTTCGACGAATTCCGCTACTTCGTGCCCGGCGACACCATGCCGGTGATCCGGGTCCGCGGTGTGGATGTGGCGCTGGCCATCTGCGAGGACCTGTGGCAGGACGGCGGCCGGGTGCCGGCCGCCCGCTCGGCGGGCGCGGGCCTGCTGCTGTCGGTCAACGCCTCCCCCTACGAGCGGGACAAGGACGACAGCCGGCTGGAACTGGTCCGCAAGCGGGCCCAGGAGGCCGGCTGCACCCTGGTGTATCTGGCGATGGTCGGCGGCCAGGACGAGCTGGTCTTCGACGGTGACACGATCGCGGTGTCGCAGAGCGGCGACGTCATCGCCCGGGCGCCGCAATTCACCGAGGACTGCGTCATCCTCGACCTCGACCTGCCGGCCGCGTCGCCGCAGCCGCCGTCCGGCCGGGTGGACGACGGCCTGGAGATCCGCCATGTGACGCTGTCCGAGGAGCCGGTGGCCGGCTACGCCCCGCAGTTCGCCGGCGAGGTCGCCGAGCGCCTGGAGGACGCCGCCGAGGTCTACGGGGCGCTGGTCACGGGCCTGCGCGCGTACGTCGAGAAGAACGGCTTCCGCTCGGTGCTGATCGGGGTGTCGGGCGGTATCGACTCGGCCCTGGTCGCGGCCATCGCCTGCGACGCGGTCGGCGCGGCCAACGTCTACGGGGTCTCGATGCCGTCGGCCTACTCCTCGGACCACTCCCGCGGCGACGCCGCCGAGCTGGCCCGCAGGACCGGCCTGAACTTCCGTACGGTGCCGATCGCGCCGATGTTCGACGCCTATATGGCGTCGCTGTCGCTGACCGGGCTCGCCGAGGAGAATCTGCAATCCCGGCTGCGCGGGGTGACGTTGATGGCGATCTCCAACCAGGAGGGCCACATCGTGCTCGCGCCGGGCAACAAGAGCGAGCTGGCGGTGGGCTATTCGACGCTGTACGGCGACTCGGTGGGGGCGTACGGCCCGATCAAGGACGTCTACAAGACCACCGTCTTCCGGCTGGCCCGCTGGCGCAACGCGGCGGCCGCGGCGCAGGGCGAGACCCCGCCGATCCCGGAGAACTCGATCAGCAAGCCGCCGAGCGCGGAGCTGCGCCCGGGCCAGGTGGACACCGACTCGCTGCCGGACTACGACGTGCTCGACCGGATCCTGGAGCTGTACGTGGACCGCGACCAGGGCCGGGAGGCGATCATCGCGGCCGGCTTCGACGAGGAGCTGGTGACCCGGATCCTCAAGCTCACCGACACCGCCGAGTACAAGCGGCGGCAGTATCCGCCGGGCACGAAGATCTCCGCGAAGGGCTTCGGCAAGGACCGCAGGCTCCCCATCACCAACCGCTGGCGCGAGGGCGACAGGCCTTAG
- a CDS encoding glycoside hydrolase family 13 protein translates to MADTPQPEADENWWRGAVIYQVYPRSFADSNGDGTGDLAGVRSRLPYLAELGVNALWFCPWYPSPMADGGYDVADYRDVEPVFGTLAEAEKLISEALALGIRTIIDVVPNHISAAHPWFREALAAGPGSAARERFWFRPGRGEHGELPPNNWPSQFGGPAWTRTTNPDGTPGDWFLNLFDSEQPDLNWNFPEVRAEHEDILRFWFDRGAGGVRIDSAAMVSKDPGLPDLTDEPGVPHPYVDRDELHGIYRGWRRIADSYPGARILVGEVWLPDAERFARYLRPDEMHTAFNFDFLACPWEADRLRTSIDTTLAAHAPVSAPATWVLCNHDVTRTVTRYGRADTGFDFATKAFGIPTDLELGTRRARAAALLTLALPGSVYLYQGEELGLPEVEDIPLNKLQDPMYLRSADTNPGRDGCRVPLPWAGSAAPFGFSPAGTTAEPWLPQPADWADRTAEAQSADPDSMLSLYRAALRLRRAEPGLGDGTFSWLESAPGVLAFRRSPGFVCVLNLADVPAELPEHTEVLLTSGPLAEGRLPADTAAWLRT, encoded by the coding sequence GTGGCAGACACCCCTCAGCCCGAGGCCGACGAGAACTGGTGGCGCGGCGCGGTCATCTACCAGGTCTATCCGCGGAGCTTCGCCGACAGCAACGGTGACGGGACCGGTGATCTCGCCGGCGTGCGGTCCCGGCTGCCGTATCTGGCCGAGCTGGGCGTCAACGCTCTGTGGTTCTGTCCGTGGTATCCGTCGCCGATGGCCGACGGCGGCTACGACGTCGCCGACTACCGGGACGTCGAGCCGGTCTTCGGGACGCTGGCCGAGGCGGAGAAGCTGATCTCCGAGGCCCTCGCGCTGGGCATCAGGACGATCATCGACGTCGTGCCGAACCACATATCCGCCGCGCACCCGTGGTTCCGCGAGGCGCTGGCCGCCGGCCCCGGGTCGGCCGCGCGGGAACGCTTCTGGTTCCGCCCCGGCCGCGGCGAGCACGGTGAGCTGCCGCCGAACAACTGGCCGTCGCAGTTCGGCGGCCCGGCGTGGACCAGGACCACCAACCCGGACGGCACACCGGGCGACTGGTTCTTGAACCTCTTCGACTCCGAGCAGCCCGACCTCAACTGGAACTTCCCCGAGGTCCGCGCCGAGCACGAGGACATCCTGCGGTTCTGGTTCGACCGCGGGGCCGGCGGAGTCCGCATCGACTCGGCCGCCATGGTCTCCAAGGACCCCGGCCTGCCCGACCTGACCGACGAGCCGGGCGTACCGCACCCGTACGTCGACCGCGACGAGCTGCACGGCATCTACCGCGGCTGGCGGCGGATCGCCGACTCCTACCCGGGTGCGCGCATCCTGGTCGGCGAGGTGTGGCTGCCCGACGCGGAGCGCTTCGCGCGCTACCTGCGGCCGGACGAGATGCACACCGCCTTCAACTTCGACTTCCTGGCCTGCCCCTGGGAGGCCGACCGGCTGCGGACGTCCATCGACACGACGCTGGCCGCGCACGCCCCGGTGAGCGCGCCCGCCACCTGGGTGCTGTGCAACCACGACGTGACGCGTACGGTGACGCGCTACGGACGGGCCGACACCGGTTTCGACTTCGCCACGAAGGCCTTCGGCATCCCGACCGACCTGGAACTCGGCACCCGGCGGGCACGGGCCGCGGCCCTGCTCACCCTGGCGCTGCCCGGCTCGGTCTACCTCTACCAGGGCGAGGAGCTGGGGCTGCCCGAGGTCGAGGACATCCCGCTGAACAAGCTCCAGGACCCGATGTACCTGCGGTCCGCCGACACCAACCCGGGCCGGGACGGCTGCCGGGTCCCGCTGCCGTGGGCCGGCTCGGCCGCTCCGTTCGGCTTCAGCCCGGCCGGCACCACCGCCGAGCCGTGGCTGCCGCAGCCGGCAGACTGGGCCGACCGCACCGCCGAGGCGCAGTCCGCCGACCCGGACTCGATGCTGTCGCTCTACCGGGCGGCGCTGCGCCTGCGGCGGGCGGAGCCGGGCCTGGGCGACGGTACGTTCTCCTGGCTGGAGTCGGCCCCGGGCGTCCTGGCCTTCCGCCGCTCCCCCGGGTTCGTCTGCGTGCTGAACCTGGCGGACGTGCCCGCCGAGCTGCCCGAGCACACCGAAGTCCTGCTGACCAGCGGGCCGCTCGCGGAGGGCCGCCTGCCCGCCGACACGGCCGCCTGGCTGCGCACCTGA
- a CDS encoding carbohydrate ABC transporter permease — MAEFSSANRTLISSATLARPRGKAIYWTVLSVVLVVFTLVFLGPLYWMATSGFKSVHEVLQNPPTLIPKDPHPSNYKTAWTQLKLAKLLWNTFYYAFGALAFQLVFDVAAAYALSKLRPVLGNIVLGGMLATLMIPSAVLIIPQYMTVLDLPLLHVNLINHPWAIWLPTVANGFNIFLLKRFFDSIPDDLMAAAAIDGAGPTRTLLSIVLPMSRPILGVVSIFAVVNVWKDFLWPMLVEPDPSKQPINIGINSLSQGVPQNVLIAALAISALPTLLIFLLFQRNIMSGLTAGSLKG, encoded by the coding sequence ATGGCAGAGTTCTCCTCCGCGAACCGGACGCTGATCTCGTCCGCGACCCTGGCCAGGCCCCGGGGCAAGGCCATCTACTGGACCGTGCTGTCCGTGGTGCTCGTGGTCTTCACGCTGGTCTTCCTCGGGCCGCTGTACTGGATGGCCACCAGCGGTTTCAAGTCGGTGCACGAAGTGCTGCAGAACCCGCCGACGCTCATACCGAAGGACCCGCACCCGTCGAACTACAAGACGGCCTGGACCCAGCTCAAGCTCGCCAAGCTGCTGTGGAACACCTTCTACTACGCCTTCGGCGCGCTGGCCTTCCAGCTGGTCTTCGACGTGGCCGCGGCCTACGCGCTGTCCAAGCTGCGTCCTGTGCTCGGCAACATCGTGCTCGGCGGCATGCTCGCCACCTTGATGATCCCGTCGGCGGTGCTGATCATCCCGCAGTACATGACGGTGCTCGACCTGCCGCTGCTGCACGTCAACCTGATCAACCACCCGTGGGCGATCTGGCTGCCGACGGTCGCCAACGGCTTCAACATCTTCCTGCTCAAACGATTCTTCGACTCGATCCCCGACGACCTGATGGCTGCCGCGGCCATCGACGGGGCCGGGCCGACGCGCACCCTGCTGTCGATCGTGCTGCCGATGTCCCGGCCGATCCTCGGCGTCGTGTCGATCTTCGCGGTGGTCAACGTCTGGAAGGACTTCCTCTGGCCGATGCTGGTGGAGCCCGACCCGTCGAAGCAGCCGATCAACATCGGTATCAACTCGCTCTCGCAGGGCGTACCGCAGAACGTGCTCATCGCCGCACTGGCCATCTCCGCGCTGCCGACCCTGCTGATCTTCCTGCTCTTCCAACGCAACATCATGTCCGGCCTGACCGCCGGCAGCCTCAAGGGCTGA
- a CDS encoding carbohydrate ABC transporter permease has translation MAATTVPDKTTRRHAGRAAGPKAQGGRGGLSRKLSQNLQAYGFLIGAILCFGFFSWYPMVREFIMSFQQTKRGVTSWVGFHNIKTVYHDPYFWTAWKNTGLFTLYALVIGFAVPFFVAILLNELRHARAYLRVLVYLPVMLPPVAGALLFKYFYNPEYGLFNRILKIFHLPTSQWLDSSHTALISVVIAATWMSMGSATLIYLAALQNIPGELYEAADLDGAGLWSKIWHVTIPQTKLVLSLMLLLQIVATMQEFTNVFLMAGGNGPENSTMTVVYMVYQYGYRYNNFGGAAALGLFLLLVLAGFSGLYARLNRNSD, from the coding sequence ATGGCGGCGACGACCGTCCCCGACAAAACAACCAGGCGCCACGCCGGGCGCGCCGCAGGTCCTAAGGCCCAAGGCGGCCGGGGCGGCCTGAGCCGCAAGCTGAGCCAGAACCTCCAGGCCTACGGGTTCCTCATCGGGGCGATCCTCTGCTTCGGGTTCTTCTCCTGGTACCCGATGGTCCGGGAGTTCATCATGAGCTTCCAGCAGACCAAGCGCGGGGTGACCAGCTGGGTCGGTTTCCACAACATCAAGACCGTCTACCACGACCCGTACTTCTGGACGGCGTGGAAGAACACCGGGCTCTTCACGCTCTACGCGCTGGTGATCGGCTTCGCCGTTCCGTTCTTCGTGGCGATCCTGCTCAACGAACTGCGGCACGCACGGGCCTACCTGCGGGTTCTGGTGTACCTGCCCGTCATGCTCCCGCCGGTGGCGGGCGCGCTGCTTTTCAAGTACTTCTACAACCCCGAATACGGGCTGTTCAACCGCATTCTCAAGATCTTCCACCTGCCGACGTCGCAATGGCTCGACTCGTCGCACACCGCGCTGATCTCGGTGGTCATCGCGGCGACCTGGATGAGCATGGGCAGCGCCACCCTGATCTACCTGGCGGCGCTGCAGAACATCCCCGGTGAGCTGTACGAGGCCGCCGACCTGGACGGCGCGGGCCTGTGGAGCAAGATCTGGCACGTCACGATCCCGCAGACCAAGCTGGTGCTCTCGCTCATGCTGCTGCTCCAGATCGTGGCGACCATGCAGGAGTTCACCAACGTCTTCTTGATGGCCGGCGGAAACGGTCCCGAGAATTCCACGATGACCGTGGTCTACATGGTCTACCAGTACGGCTACCGCTACAACAATTTCGGTGGCGCGGCCGCACTCGGCCTCTTCCTGCTCCTGGTACTCGCCGGATTCTCCGGCCTGTACGCACGGCTCAACCGGAACAGCGACTAG
- a CDS encoding ABC transporter substrate-binding protein: MSRIRYRRLVAVALVAGIGLTGAACSSSDKKDDNGSKTSSSSAGTPLDPKTKVTISVDCMPPTTKKPERKQWLDDIAEFHKTYPNVTINSKDTFPCEDTDKFTAQLQGQSETNVFYSYVTDLNQVLDAGQAADITDYVNDKTVPNLKDIDPNVLAILKDSGKLYGLPTTNYSMGLIYNRKIFKDAGLDPDKPPTTWDEIRTDSKVIQDKLGSKGIHGFFEYGAGNQGGWHLTSALYGAGNNVVSEDGTKAAFNGPEATSILQTIHDMRWVDNSMPSSAGKEWGESQKAMGAGQIGMYLAAPDDIQLMVQQYGANFDDLGMAPIPGGKTSLMGGNDYFFKKSDSPDQIKAGIAWINFKFLTLKKGQFNYGRNKADGIPVGLPQPFFFTGQAKATDTADKTQYATVPVANYKSYVDAQVPVKGEPPNAQKLYTVLDTVMSGVLSNKNADVSKLLSSAETQANQLLAAGQ; encoded by the coding sequence ATGAGCAGAATCCGCTACCGCAGACTGGTGGCAGTGGCGCTGGTCGCAGGCATCGGATTGACCGGTGCCGCGTGCTCCTCCAGCGACAAGAAGGACGACAACGGCAGCAAGACCAGCAGCTCCAGCGCCGGTACCCCCTTGGACCCGAAGACCAAGGTGACGATCAGCGTCGACTGCATGCCGCCCACCACGAAGAAGCCCGAGCGGAAGCAGTGGCTCGACGACATCGCCGAGTTCCACAAGACCTACCCGAACGTGACCATCAACAGCAAGGACACGTTCCCCTGCGAGGACACGGACAAGTTCACGGCCCAGCTGCAGGGCCAGTCCGAGACCAACGTCTTCTACAGCTACGTCACGGACCTCAACCAGGTCCTGGACGCGGGCCAGGCCGCTGACATCACCGACTACGTCAACGACAAGACGGTCCCGAACCTCAAGGACATCGACCCCAACGTCCTGGCGATCCTCAAGGACAGCGGCAAGCTCTACGGCCTCCCGACGACCAACTACTCGATGGGCCTGATCTACAACCGCAAGATCTTCAAGGACGCCGGCCTCGACCCCGACAAGCCGCCGACCACCTGGGACGAGATCCGTACCGACTCCAAGGTCATCCAGGACAAGCTCGGCAGCAAGGGCATCCACGGCTTCTTCGAGTACGGCGCCGGCAACCAGGGCGGCTGGCACCTGACCTCGGCGCTGTACGGCGCGGGCAACAACGTGGTCAGCGAGGACGGCACCAAGGCCGCGTTCAACGGCCCCGAGGCCACCTCGATCCTGCAGACCATCCACGACATGCGCTGGGTGGACAACAGCATGCCCTCCAGCGCCGGCAAGGAGTGGGGCGAGAGCCAGAAGGCGATGGGCGCAGGCCAGATCGGCATGTACCTCGCCGCGCCGGACGACATCCAGCTCATGGTCCAGCAGTACGGTGCCAACTTCGACGACCTGGGCATGGCGCCGATCCCCGGCGGCAAGACCTCGCTGATGGGCGGCAACGACTACTTCTTCAAGAAGTCGGACTCGCCGGACCAGATCAAGGCCGGTATCGCCTGGATCAACTTCAAGTTCCTGACCCTGAAGAAGGGCCAGTTCAACTACGGGCGCAACAAGGCCGACGGCATCCCGGTCGGCCTGCCGCAGCCCTTCTTCTTCACCGGCCAGGCCAAGGCCACGGACACCGCGGACAAGACCCAGTACGCGACCGTGCCGGTGGCGAACTACAAGTCCTACGTGGACGCGCAGGTCCCGGTGAAGGGTGAGCCGCCGAACGCGCAGAAGCTCTACACCGTGCTCGACACCGTGATGTCCGGCGTGCTGAGCAACAAGAACGCCGACGTCAGCAAGCTGCTCTCGTCCGCCGAGACGCAGGCGAACCAGCTGCTGGCCGCCGGCCAGTAA
- a CDS encoding LacI family DNA-binding transcriptional regulator encodes MTRRLAEVAKKVGVSEATVSRVLNGKPGVSDATRAAVLTALDVLGYERPTQLRGERARLVGMVMPELQNPIFPAFAEVVGGALAQQGFTPVLCTQTAGGVSEADYVELLLQQHVSGVVFFGGLYAQAESPHDHYARLAERNLPTVLMNAAIDHLDFPRVSCDDAVAVEQAMNHLISLGHQRIALVLGPPDHVPSRRKLAAARRVDPSVTVEHALFTLEGGQAAASRLLARGITAFICASDLLALGTIRAARRRRLSVPDDVSVIGYDDSSLMNCTEPPLTTVRQPIEAMGRAAVDLLAGEISGASVDHDELFFEPELVVRGSTGPAPHQARIPHPEARTNA; translated from the coding sequence ATGACACGACGACTTGCCGAGGTGGCAAAGAAGGTCGGGGTGAGCGAGGCCACCGTCAGCCGGGTGCTGAACGGAAAGCCCGGCGTCTCCGACGCTACCCGGGCCGCGGTCCTCACCGCCCTTGACGTGCTCGGATACGAACGGCCCACCCAGCTGCGGGGCGAACGCGCCCGGCTGGTCGGCATGGTCATGCCCGAGCTGCAGAACCCGATCTTCCCCGCTTTCGCGGAGGTGGTCGGCGGCGCGCTGGCACAGCAGGGCTTCACCCCGGTGCTGTGCACCCAGACCGCGGGCGGTGTCTCCGAGGCCGACTATGTCGAGTTGCTGCTCCAGCAACATGTCTCCGGGGTCGTCTTCTTCGGCGGGCTGTACGCCCAGGCCGAGTCGCCGCACGATCATTACGCGCGACTCGCGGAACGCAATCTGCCCACCGTGCTGATGAACGCCGCCATCGACCATCTCGACTTCCCCCGGGTCTCCTGCGACGACGCGGTGGCGGTGGAGCAGGCGATGAACCACCTGATCTCCCTGGGCCACCAGCGGATCGCGCTGGTACTCGGCCCGCCCGACCACGTACCGTCCCGGCGCAAACTGGCCGCCGCACGCCGGGTCGACCCGTCGGTGACCGTGGAACACGCGCTGTTCACACTGGAGGGCGGCCAGGCCGCCGCCAGCCGGCTGCTTGCGCGCGGCATCACGGCCTTCATCTGCGCGTCCGACCTGCTGGCGCTCGGCACCATAAGGGCCGCCCGCAGACGGCGGCTGTCGGTGCCGGACGACGTGTCGGTAATCGGTTACGACGACTCGTCGCTGATGAACTGCACCGAGCCGCCGCTGACCACCGTACGGCAGCCCATCGAGGCGATGGGACGGGCCGCGGTGGACCTGCTGGCCGGGGAGATCAGCGGTGCGTCGGTCGATCACGACGAGCTGTTCTTCGAGCCGGAGCTGGTAGTACGCGGTTCCACGGGACCGGCCCCGCACCAGGCCCGCATCCCGCACCCGGAGGCCCGTACGAACGCCTAG